The Ruminococcus bovis genome includes a region encoding these proteins:
- a CDS encoding sugar O-acetyltransferase, whose amino-acid sequence MSLDMKERMLNGKPCLTFEKELAEERQHQQRLQFKFNNLDPDDFKGRIALLKEMLGGTGERVWMERPIYFDYGKNTYVGEGFYANTGVTILDGAKVTIGDNVFLAPYVGIYTAGHPVHPHPRNLGIEYNFPVTIGDNVWVGAQTVINPGVTIGSNVVIGSGSVVTKDIPDNVVAVGNPCRVIRKITEEDRNYYFRDMEIDKELYDYAETGVDIENNFGSQGE is encoded by the coding sequence ATGAGTTTAGATATGAAAGAAAGAATGCTAAACGGTAAGCCTTGTTTAACATTCGAAAAAGAATTAGCAGAAGAAAGACAGCATCAACAGAGATTGCAGTTTAAGTTTAACAACCTTGACCCTGATGATTTTAAAGGTAGAATTGCACTTCTTAAAGAAATGCTAGGGGGAACAGGTGAAAGAGTATGGATGGAAAGACCTATCTACTTTGATTATGGCAAGAATACATATGTAGGAGAAGGCTTTTATGCCAACACAGGCGTAACTATTCTTGATGGTGCAAAGGTTACTATCGGTGATAATGTGTTTCTTGCTCCATATGTAGGTATTTATACTGCAGGTCATCCTGTTCATCCTCATCCAAGAAATTTAGGGATTGAATACAATTTTCCTGTAACTATTGGTGACAATGTATGGGTAGGTGCTCAGACAGTAATTAATCCGGGTGTTACTATCGGTAGTAATGTTGTTATTGGTTCAGGGAGTGTTGTAACTAAGGATATTCCGGACAATGTAGTTGCAGTTGGTAATCCTTGTAGAGTAATAAGGAAAATTACCGAGGAAGACAGAAATTATTATTTTAGAGATATGGAAATTGACAAAGAACTATATGATTATGCCGAAACAGGTGTTGATATAGAAAACAATTTTGGCAGTCAAGGAGAATAG
- a CDS encoding 3D domain-containing protein, whose translation MAINKKSLFVLVSIVLTLVITFATVLSVAALTNDEATYGTDMNTPTTSDINTDNILDKASLQLSDDDEVIRTDNNGLISITILKAFQLPIEHNGKTTSVTMASGTVADALDKAGITVANDEKVSPSLTTEVDKNTKIVINKTVNITVTVSGETDSYEVPEGTVKEALESLDLGYKKADKLNVKANAKVYDGMEVNVTKVTVKNVKETKTIDFDTKVTKDSSMKKGTSVITQYGVEGKKVVTKKCTYEDGVLVSSKVVSTKVTKKPVPQKKTVGTKVTKKKTTKKTNSYTSGGSNNGGNTFVDNNGNTVSYKQIITGSGTAYTAPAGSGTATGNLAQVGGVAVNPNIIPYGSKLYIKASDGSYVYGYATAIDTGGALMDGSAIVDLFMDSYADCAAFGRRNVTIYVL comes from the coding sequence ATGGCTATTAACAAGAAGAGCTTGTTTGTATTAGTTTCAATAGTGTTAACATTGGTTATTACTTTTGCAACAGTTCTTTCAGTTGCTGCTCTTACTAATGATGAAGCAACTTATGGCACAGATATGAATACTCCTACCACATCAGACATTAATACAGATAACATTTTGGATAAGGCCAGTCTTCAGCTTTCAGATGATGATGAAGTTATCAGAACAGACAACAACGGTCTTATCAGTATTACTATTTTAAAGGCTTTTCAACTTCCTATTGAACACAATGGAAAGACAACATCAGTTACTATGGCAAGTGGTACAGTTGCCGATGCACTTGATAAAGCCGGTATTACAGTAGCAAATGACGAGAAGGTTAGCCCTTCACTTACAACAGAAGTTGATAAGAATACTAAGATTGTTATTAACAAAACAGTAAACATTACTGTAACAGTAAGTGGCGAAACTGATTCTTACGAAGTACCTGAGGGTACAGTTAAGGAAGCATTAGAAAGTCTTGACCTTGGTTATAAGAAGGCTGACAAGCTAAATGTAAAGGCTAATGCAAAAGTTTATGACGGTATGGAAGTTAATGTAACTAAGGTTACTGTTAAGAATGTAAAGGAAACAAAGACTATTGACTTTGATACTAAGGTAACTAAGGATAGTTCAATGAAAAAGGGAACATCAGTTATCACTCAGTATGGTGTTGAAGGCAAAAAGGTAGTTACTAAGAAATGTACATATGAAGATGGTGTTCTTGTTTCTTCAAAGGTTGTTTCAACTAAGGTAACAAAGAAACCTGTACCACAGAAAAAGACAGTTGGTACTAAGGTTACTAAGAAGAAAACTACTAAGAAAACTAACTCATACACAAGTGGTGGTAGTAACAACGGTGGTAATACATTCGTAGATAACAACGGTAACACAGTTTCTTACAAACAGATTATCACAGGTTCAGGTACTGCTTATACTGCTCCTGCAGGTTCAGGTACTGCAACAGGTAACCTAGCACAGGTTGGTGGTGTAGCAGTTAACCCTAACATTATCCCTTATGGCAGTAAGCTTTATATTAAAGCATCTGACGGTAGTTATGTATATGGTTATGCAACTGCTATTGATACAGGTGGTGCTTTAATGGATGGTTCAGCAATTGTTGACTTATTTATGGATTCCTATGCTGACTGCGCTGCATTTGGTAGAAGAAATGTAACAATTTATGTTCTATAA
- a CDS encoding tRNA lysidine(34) synthetase yields MDKILGKFRACIDKYNMIEENDCIAVGVSGGKDSLVLLCALARLRDFYPKKFTVKAITVDPYFENKPGNYQSIKELCEKINVEYIIRKTSLYNIIFEDRKEPNPCSLCARMRRGIIHNCAKENGCNKIALGHHGDDAIETFLINLFNGGKIGCFSPVTYLSRKDITLIRPMLYLWENEVANACKRENLPIVKSKCPADGVTERQNTKEYITNLEKTYPDIKAKLFGAMERGNVSGFHQ; encoded by the coding sequence ATGGATAAGATACTAGGAAAATTTAGAGCTTGTATTGATAAATACAATATGATTGAAGAAAATGACTGTATTGCAGTTGGTGTATCCGGTGGAAAGGATAGTCTTGTACTTCTGTGTGCATTAGCAAGGTTAAGGGACTTTTATCCAAAAAAATTTACGGTAAAAGCAATTACTGTTGACCCTTACTTTGAAAATAAACCGGGTAACTACCAATCAATCAAAGAACTTTGCGAAAAAATTAATGTTGAATATATTATAAGAAAAACTTCCTTATACAACATTATCTTTGAGGACAGAAAAGAACCTAACCCTTGTTCCCTATGTGCCAGAATGAGGAGAGGAATTATTCACAACTGTGCAAAAGAAAACGGTTGTAACAAAATTGCTTTAGGACACCATGGTGATGATGCAATTGAAACTTTCCTTATTAACCTATTTAACGGTGGCAAGATTGGTTGTTTTAGTCCGGTAACATATCTTTCAAGAAAAGATATTACCCTTATAAGACCTATGCTTTACTTATGGGAAAATGAAGTTGCCAATGCTTGTAAAAGAGAAAATCTTCCGATAGTCAAAAGCAAATGCCCTGCCGATGGTGTTACAGAAAGGCAAAATACCAAAGAATACATTACAAATCTTGAAAAAACTTACCCGGATATTAAAGCTAAGCTATTTGGTGCTATGGAAAGAGGTAATGTTTCCGGTTTTCATCAGTAA
- a CDS encoding cation:proton antiporter: protein MHSYSYLLVLAAILLTTKLLGLFSRWVRLPQVLGALVAGVILGPVVNAIVGWSTGDGFFSQAAGSDQLFGMLSELGVIVLMFGAGLETDVQEMKKCGKASLIIAVIGVVTPLIFGAFASYFFIDDPNSQERLLKSIFIGVVLTATSVSITVETLKELGKLNTPASNAILGAAIIDDVLGIIALTIITSFKSKDVNIWFVLIKIVLFFIFAAILGFIMLKIYKWMNKHTSRDSRRHVIIAFAYCLVSSFVAEVFFGVADITGAYVAGLVLSMTNRKRYLVNRFSTLSYMLLSPIFFACIGLTIEMPELTVSLLVFAILITIVAVATKLFGCALGGKICGYSTRECFQIGAGMISRGEVALIVAKKGESCGLMDPKLFGPLVIVVVLTTIIAPIILKVLFAKDKDNGENGPRLEDKQPA, encoded by the coding sequence TTGCATAGTTACAGCTATCTTTTAGTTTTAGCTGCAATTTTGCTAACTACAAAACTACTTGGACTTTTCTCACGATGGGTTCGTTTGCCACAGGTTCTTGGTGCATTGGTTGCCGGTGTTATTCTTGGTCCTGTTGTAAATGCTATTGTAGGTTGGAGTACAGGTGATGGTTTCTTCTCACAAGCAGCCGGTTCTGATCAGCTATTCGGTATGCTTTCCGAACTTGGTGTTATTGTACTGATGTTTGGTGCAGGTCTTGAAACTGATGTTCAGGAAATGAAAAAATGTGGTAAAGCCTCATTGATTATTGCAGTTATCGGTGTTGTCACACCACTTATCTTTGGTGCTTTTGCAAGTTACTTCTTTATTGACGACCCTAATAGCCAAGAAAGATTACTAAAATCTATTTTCATTGGTGTTGTTCTAACTGCTACTTCTGTTTCAATTACTGTTGAAACACTAAAGGAACTTGGCAAGTTAAACACTCCTGCAAGTAATGCAATTCTTGGTGCTGCTATTATAGATGATGTTCTTGGTATTATTGCTTTAACAATCATCACAAGCTTTAAGAGTAAGGATGTAAACATTTGGTTCGTACTAATCAAGATTGTTCTATTCTTTATCTTTGCTGCAATTCTTGGTTTCATTATGCTAAAGATATACAAGTGGATGAATAAGCATACTTCAAGAGATAGCAGAAGACATGTTATTATTGCTTTTGCTTACTGCCTGGTATCTTCATTCGTAGCTGAAGTATTCTTTGGTGTTGCTGATATTACAGGTGCTTATGTTGCAGGTCTTGTACTTTCAATGACTAACCGTAAGAGATACCTGGTAAACAGATTCTCAACACTATCATATATGTTACTTTCTCCAATCTTCTTTGCTTGTATCGGTCTGACAATCGAAATGCCTGAATTAACAGTTTCGCTACTGGTATTTGCAATTCTAATTACTATTGTTGCTGTAGCAACTAAGTTATTCGGTTGTGCTTTAGGTGGTAAGATTTGTGGCTACTCAACAAGAGAATGTTTCCAGATTGGTGCAGGTATGATTTCAAGAGGTGAAGTTGCTCTTATCGTAGCCAAGAAAGGTGAAAGTTGTGGTCTAATGGATCCTAAGCTATTTGGTCCACTTGTTATTGTTGTTGTACTTACAACTATCATTGCTCCTATTATCCTAAAGGTTCTATTTGCTAAGGATAAAGATAATGGCGAAAACGGTCCTCGTCTAGAGGATAAACAACCTGCTTAA
- a CDS encoding AMP-dependent synthetase/ligase — protein sequence MDNVTFTPPAIANLKDMLNKSAMLYGEKDAYQIKNSDGTFTHYTYKDVLNMVQGLGTGLINMGLKGQKIAIIGENRIEWEIAYLAIVCGVGIVVPIDKTLPENELKSVIERSEVSAIFYSEKYKDALTRIKFGGQNNLRHLISMDQEKHSGGVYSQKELTEYGNHLIDAGFNEYIDAKINPYTMNIMLFTSGTTSQSKVVALSQYNICSNLLDIDKILDISYEDIFLSFLPLNHVFECTVGFLFPIYKGAKIVFADSARRIVKNLHDYKVTFLACVPAMYEKIFEHVNKALDKAGKQKNIVKLKKLHKHDSMEKKKEIFSYIHDMLGGNIRYLISGAAPLDRDYERRYRELGLNLLQVYGLTETSPVVSMANEENYKLGSVGKPAPSVEARIANPDANGIGELVVKGPNVMMGYYANAEATAQVLQNGWFHTGDLAKIDEDGFIFICGRQKNVIVLKNGKNIFPEEMEAIVNKIEGVQESLIYGKQHGADKDDLRIHVKIVYDPETMERVYHLTDEKEIQQALFQEVKAINRTLPVYKAIRGVVVSKEPLIKTATNKVKRLEEMKTL from the coding sequence ATGGATAATGTAACATTTACACCTCCTGCAATAGCTAATTTGAAAGATATGCTTAACAAATCAGCTATGCTCTACGGTGAAAAAGACGCTTATCAAATAAAGAACAGTGATGGTACTTTTACACATTACACATATAAAGATGTACTGAATATGGTACAGGGTCTTGGAACAGGTCTTATAAATATGGGACTTAAAGGTCAGAAAATTGCAATTATCGGTGAAAACCGTATTGAATGGGAAATTGCTTACCTTGCCATTGTATGTGGTGTGGGCATTGTTGTTCCTATTGATAAGACTTTACCGGAAAATGAACTTAAAAGTGTTATTGAGCGTTCAGAAGTCAGTGCAATTTTTTATTCAGAAAAATATAAGGATGCATTGACCAGAATTAAGTTTGGTGGACAAAACAACCTAAGACACCTTATCTCTATGGATCAAGAAAAGCATAGTGGTGGTGTTTATAGTCAAAAAGAATTGACTGAATACGGTAATCACCTAATTGATGCCGGATTTAATGAATACATTGATGCAAAAATCAATCCTTACACAATGAACATTATGTTGTTCACATCCGGTACAACCAGTCAATCAAAGGTTGTTGCACTTTCTCAGTACAATATTTGTTCTAACCTTTTAGACATTGACAAAATTCTGGATATTAGTTATGAAGATATTTTTCTATCTTTCCTACCATTAAACCATGTTTTTGAATGTACAGTAGGTTTTCTGTTCCCTATTTATAAGGGTGCAAAAATTGTTTTTGCTGATAGTGCAAGAAGGATTGTTAAAAACTTACACGACTACAAGGTTACTTTCCTTGCTTGTGTACCGGCTATGTATGAAAAAATCTTTGAACATGTTAACAAAGCACTTGATAAAGCCGGTAAGCAAAAGAACATTGTTAAGCTAAAGAAACTACATAAGCATGATTCTATGGAAAAGAAAAAGGAAATTTTCAGCTACATACACGATATGCTTGGTGGTAATATTAGATACCTAATCAGTGGTGCTGCACCACTTGATAGGGATTATGAAAGAAGATACAGAGAACTTGGTCTTAACCTACTACAAGTTTATGGTCTAACAGAAACTTCACCTGTTGTATCTATGGCAAATGAAGAAAACTATAAACTTGGTTCAGTTGGTAAACCTGCTCCCAGTGTTGAGGCTAGAATTGCTAATCCTGATGCTAACGGTATTGGTGAATTAGTGGTAAAAGGTCCTAATGTTATGATGGGCTATTACGCCAATGCTGAGGCTACTGCACAAGTTTTGCAAAATGGTTGGTTTCATACCGGTGACCTTGCAAAAATTGATGAGGATGGATTTATCTTTATTTGTGGTCGTCAGAAGAATGTTATTGTTCTTAAGAACGGTAAAAACATCTTCCCTGAAGAAATGGAAGCTATCGTAAACAAAATTGAAGGTGTACAAGAATCACTAATCTACGGTAAACAACATGGTGCTGACAAGGATGACCTTCGTATTCATGTTAAGATTGTTTACGATCCTGAAACTATGGAAAGAGTTTACCACCTAACTGATGAAAAAGAAATCCAACAAGCATTGTTCCAAGAAGTTAAAGCCATTAACAGAACATTGCCTGTATATAAAGCAATCAGAGGTGTTGTGGTTTCTAAAGAACCACTAATCAAAACTGCAACTAACAAGGTTAAAAGACTTGAAGAAATGAAAACACTTTAA
- a CDS encoding histidinol-phosphatase, which translates to MLYNLHTHTFRCNHATGEDKAYVEYAIQSGVKVLGFSDHCPQFFKKPNYYSHFRMRPIFVEKYAQSVRDLAEEYKDDIKILLGFETEYYPETYDELIKTIRDLDTDYLILGEHLIGNEYDEEQFYTGERGGDDYLKKYTDQVIEGLEKGVFTYLCHPDLVNHKGSKEVYIKEMTRLCEKAKELNIPLEYNMLGKYYGRNYPNKVFWNIAKEVGNTAVIGFDAHTPTFMLKTDLRDECVNELNDLGIKLLDFDEINIIKP; encoded by the coding sequence ATGTTATATAATCTTCATACACATACATTCAGATGTAATCATGCTACAGGTGAGGACAAGGCATATGTTGAATATGCTATACAATCAGGTGTTAAGGTTCTTGGTTTTTCCGACCATTGTCCTCAATTCTTCAAAAAGCCTAACTACTACAGTCACTTCCGTATGCGTCCTATTTTTGTGGAAAAATATGCACAGTCAGTTAGAGATTTAGCTGAGGAATACAAGGATGACATTAAAATTCTTTTAGGCTTTGAAACTGAGTATTATCCTGAAACTTATGATGAACTTATTAAAACTATTAGAGATTTAGATACAGATTACTTAATTCTTGGTGAACACCTAATCGGTAATGAATATGATGAAGAACAGTTTTATACCGGTGAGCGTGGTGGTGATGATTACCTAAAGAAATACACTGACCAAGTAATTGAAGGACTTGAAAAAGGTGTATTCACCTACCTCTGTCACCCTGACTTAGTTAATCATAAAGGCAGTAAAGAAGTATATATTAAGGAAATGACAAGACTTTGTGAAAAAGCAAAGGAACTTAATATTCCTTTAGAATACAATATGCTAGGTAAATATTACGGTAGGAACTATCCTAACAAGGTATTTTGGAATATTGCTAAGGAAGTTGGAAATACTGCTGTAATCGGTTTTGATGCACATACACCTACATTTATGTTAAAGACAGATTTACGGGATGAATGTGTAAATGAGCTTAACGACTTAGGTATTAAGCTACTTGATTTTGATGAAATCAACATTATTAAACCATAA
- a CDS encoding uracil-xanthine permease family protein, whose protein sequence is MTKEKVNNKEMDAIYTLDGKISLLKAFPFGLQHILAMFVANITPIIIVAGASGLSTKDASMLLQSAMIIAGIGTLIQLFPLWKVGSGLPIVMGISFTFVSLACTVGAQYGYGTIIGSVLIGGLVEGVLGLFAKYWIKIVSPIVAATVVTAIGFSLLSVGAQSFGGGSGVDNFGAVEHWILGMVTLVSCILFNIFAKGFLKQLSVLFGLVVGYILALCMGMVDFSAFKDVSIVSLPHILPFKPEFNINAIIAFVLIFMVSATETIGDTSALASSGLNRDATTKETSGSIACDGFVSSLSSVFGCLPITSFSQNVGLVAMTKVVNKYAIATGAGIMILAGFFPYIGTLLATLPSAVLGGCTIMMFGTIVISGVQMIGKCGFSQRNITIAALSLSVGLGFTQCPEIFDIFPTLVKTVFAENCVALVFVTAIILNLILPKKMEQQ, encoded by the coding sequence ATGACTAAAGAAAAAGTTAATAATAAAGAAATGGATGCAATATACACCCTTGATGGAAAGATAAGTCTTTTAAAAGCTTTTCCATTTGGACTACAACACATCCTTGCAATGTTTGTTGCAAATATTACACCTATTATTATTGTTGCCGGTGCTTCAGGTTTATCCACTAAAGATGCCAGTATGTTACTTCAAAGTGCAATGATAATTGCCGGTATCGGTACACTTATTCAGCTATTTCCACTTTGGAAAGTAGGTTCGGGACTTCCTATTGTTATGGGTATTAGCTTTACATTCGTTTCCCTAGCTTGTACAGTAGGTGCACAGTATGGTTACGGCACTATTATCGGTTCTGTACTTATTGGTGGCTTGGTAGAAGGTGTGTTGGGACTATTTGCTAAGTATTGGATTAAGATAGTTTCTCCTATTGTTGCAGCCACAGTTGTTACTGCCATTGGTTTCTCACTTCTATCAGTAGGTGCTCAGTCCTTTGGTGGTGGTTCAGGTGTTGATAACTTTGGTGCAGTTGAACATTGGATTCTTGGTATGGTTACACTTGTAAGTTGTATTTTGTTCAACATTTTTGCAAAAGGTTTCTTAAAGCAACTTTCAGTTTTATTCGGTCTTGTTGTAGGCTATATTTTGGCTTTATGTATGGGTATGGTTGACTTCTCAGCATTTAAGGATGTTAGTATTGTTTCATTACCTCATATTCTTCCATTTAAACCTGAATTTAATATAAACGCAATTATTGCATTCGTACTAATCTTTATGGTTTCAGCTACAGAAACTATCGGTGACACATCAGCACTTGCATCTTCAGGTTTAAACAGAGATGCAACAACTAAAGAAACTTCCGGTTCTATTGCTTGTGATGGCTTTGTAAGTTCTTTGTCCTCAGTATTTGGTTGCTTACCTATCACATCATTTAGCCAGAATGTTGGTCTTGTAGCTATGACTAAGGTTGTTAATAAATATGCTATTGCTACAGGTGCAGGGATTATGATTCTTGCCGGATTTTTCCCTTATATCGGTACACTACTTGCTACTTTACCTAGTGCAGTTCTTGGTGGTTGTACTATTATGATGTTCGGTACAATTGTTATCAGTGGTGTACAGATGATTGGTAAATGTGGTTTCTCTCAGCGTAACATTACTATTGCAGCACTATCCCTTAGTGTAGGTCTTGGCTTTACTCAGTGTCCGGAAATTTTCGATATTTTCCCAACACTTGTTAAGACAGTATTTGCCGAGAACTGTGTTGCTCTTGTGTTTGTAACTGCAATTATTCTTAACCTTATCCTTCCTAAAAAGATGGAACAACAGTAA
- a CDS encoding HAD family hydrolase yields MKKGIIFDLDGTLWDTVNLTVKGWNEVLSKYDFCKLLTRPLMESYMGKTLEQIAELHMPDLDYDTRMKIAKECDKNSYKVLNSSCGEIYPKVEETLNSMKDEYSFYCVSNSENGYVQIFMEVSHLGYLFEDFEMAGRTGKCKGENIKMVAERNNLDMACYVGDTVMDKEASVIANVPFIYAKYGFGDTDSEFVLEQFSDLPKVAKEIFK; encoded by the coding sequence ATGAAGAAAGGGATAATATTTGATTTAGACGGTACACTTTGGGATACCGTTAACCTTACAGTAAAGGGTTGGAATGAAGTTTTAAGCAAATATGACTTTTGCAAATTATTAACAAGACCACTAATGGAAAGTTATATGGGCAAAACTTTGGAGCAAATTGCAGAACTTCATATGCCTGACCTTGACTATGATACAAGAATGAAAATAGCTAAAGAGTGTGACAAAAACAGTTATAAGGTGCTAAACTCAAGTTGTGGAGAAATTTACCCTAAGGTTGAAGAAACACTTAACAGTATGAAGGATGAATATTCTTTCTATTGTGTAAGTAATAGTGAGAATGGTTATGTTCAAATTTTTATGGAGGTTTCTCACCTAGGTTATTTGTTTGAGGACTTTGAAATGGCAGGTAGAACCGGTAAATGTAAAGGTGAAAATATTAAGATGGTTGCAGAAAGAAACAACCTTGATATGGCTTGTTATGTTGGTGATACTGTTATGGATAAAGAGGCATCTGTTATTGCTAATGTTCCATTTATCTATGCTAAGTATGGTTTTGGTGATACTGATAGTGAGTTTGTACTGGAACAGTTCTCTGATTTACCTAAGGTAGCTAAAGAAATTTTTAAATAA
- the fba gene encoding class II fructose-1,6-bisphosphate aldolase encodes MPLVNAKEMLTKAKAGHYAVGQFNINNLEWTKAILLTAEELNSPVILGVSEGAGKYMCGYKTVVGMVNGMLEELNITVPVALHLDHGSYEGAKACIEAGFSSVMFDGSHYDIDENVAKTTELVNICNEKGLSIEAEVGSIGGEEDGVIGAGECADPEECKRIADLGVTMLAAGIGNIHGKYPANWKGLSFETLDAVQQKTGDMPLVLHGGSGIPDEMVKKAITLGVSKVNVNTECQLAFADATRKYIEAGKDLEGKGFDPRKLLAPGFEAIKATVKEKMELFGSVNKA; translated from the coding sequence ATGCCATTAGTAAATGCAAAAGAAATGCTTACAAAAGCAAAAGCTGGTCATTATGCAGTTGGTCAGTTTAACATTAATAACCTAGAATGGACAAAGGCTATTCTTCTAACAGCAGAAGAACTAAACAGCCCTGTAATCCTTGGTGTATCTGAGGGTGCAGGTAAGTATATGTGTGGCTACAAGACAGTAGTTGGTATGGTAAACGGTATGCTAGAAGAACTTAACATTACAGTTCCTGTAGCACTTCACCTAGACCATGGTTCATACGAAGGTGCAAAGGCTTGTATCGAAGCTGGTTTCTCATCAGTAATGTTTGATGGTTCTCATTATGATATTGACGAAAATGTTGCAAAGACAACTGAACTAGTTAACATCTGTAACGAAAAGGGTCTATCAATTGAAGCTGAAGTTGGTTCAATCGGTGGCGAAGAAGATGGCGTTATCGGTGCCGGTGAATGTGCTGATCCTGAAGAATGTAAGAGAATTGCTGACCTAGGTGTAACAATGCTTGCAGCAGGTATCGGTAATATCCACGGTAAGTACCCAGCAAACTGGAAGGGTCTATCATTTGAAACACTAGACGCTGTTCAGCAGAAGACAGGTGATATGCCTCTAGTTCTTCACGGTGGTTCAGGTATCCCTGATGAAATGGTTAAGAAGGCTATCACTCTTGGCGTAAGCAAGGTTAATGTTAACACAGAATGTCAGTTAGCATTTGCTGATGCAACAAGAAAATATATTGAAGCTGGTAAGGATCTAGAAGGTAAGGGCTTTGACCCAAGAAAGCTTCTTGCTCCTGGTTTTGAAGCAATCAAGGCTACAGTAAAAGAAAAGATGGAACTATTCGGTTCTGTTAACAAGGCTTAA